In the genome of Burkholderiales bacterium, the window CTGCCGCGGGCTTCCGAAGCGATTGGCGAGTTCCCCGACGACCGGAAGGCGCAGGCGGCCCTTGAGCTTGCCAAAAGCCGAGGCCGTCTCGCCGGGCTGGGGCAGGGCGCGGTTCACGATCGCGGGACGCGACTTGCGCCGGGCCGCCTCCTTGGCCAGGCGTTCGATCAGGCGAGTCAAGCGCTGCTCGTTGCGCTTCAGCGTCGAGATCTGGCTACGCTGCTGCGCGATCTCGCTCGAGACGCGGGCAAGCACTTCGCGATGCGCCTGCTTCTCCCTTTCGAGCCGTTTCATCTCCGCCGCTTCCTCCGCCTCGAGCAGCCTGAGTTCCGCACTCTTGCGCGCGGTGCGCTCGGTGAGTCCATCGAGTGCGGCGAGGTCGCGCTTCAGATCGGCGATCAGGCGCGCGCGGGCGCGCCAGAGATATCCAAGGTACTGGAGCTGGCGCGCAGTCTCGTTCGGATCCTGCCTGCTGAGCAGGAGGCGCAACACCTCCGGCTGGCCATTGACGTACTGGCGATACAGCAGCCGGCCCAGCGCCGCCTGCTCGGCCTCGATGCGCGCGCGCAGCGCCCCGGCGTCGCGCCCGAGCTTTTGCATCTCCGAATTCAGCGCCCGGCGTTGCGCAGCCAGGCGAAACAGGCGGCGATTGGTCTGGCTGATGGCGCGCTCCGACTCGCGAAGCGCATCGGCCGCTTCCGCCTTGTTTTCCTCCGCTTTCTCGAGCTCCTTCTGCAACGCCTCGATGCGGCTGCGCAGCTCTTCGAGATCCTTTTTCTTCTGCGCGGTCTGGGAATGCGCTTGCGGCAGAAAGACGGCGAGCAACAGCGCCAGCGCCACGGCCGTCAGGCGCGAGAGCGTTCGCTCAGACACGCGCTTTCGATTGCGCGGCCACGGCCGCCGCCGCGGCGCGCGCCTTCTCCTGATCGCCGAGGTAGAAGCTGCGGATCGGGCGCAGGTCGTCGTGCAACTCGTAGACCAACGGGATGCCGGTCGGAATGTTGAGCGCTACGATGTCCTTCTCGGATACGTCGTCCAGATACTTGACGAGGGCGCGGATCGTGTTGCCGTGCGCAGCGACGATCACGCGCCGGCCTGCGGCCACCTGCGGCGCGATGCGGCTGCGCCAGAAGGGCAGGAAGCGCGCGACGGTGTCCTTCAGGCACTCCGTGAGCGGCAGCTCGGCGGCGGGCACGTCCCGGTAGCGCAGGTCGTTCGCCGGGTTACGCGGGTCGTCCCGCTCGAGCGGTGGCGGCGGCACGTCGTAGCTGCGGCGCCAGAGCAGGATCTGCTCCTCGCCGAACTTCCGGGCCATCTCGGCCTTGTCCAGGCCCTGCAAGGCGCCGTAGTGCCGCTCGTTCAGACGCCACGAGAGTTCCTGGGGAATCCACATGCGATCCAGCTCTTCGAGCACGATCCAGAGCGTGCGGATCGCGCGCTTGAGCACCGAGCAGAACGCGAGGTCGAAATCGAAGCCGGCGGAACGGATCAGTCGGCCGGCTTCGCGCGCTTCCTCCACGCCCCGCTCGGAGAGGTCCACATCGGTCCAACCGGTGAAGCGGTTTTCCTTGTTCCACACGCTCTCGCCGTGGCGAAGCAGTACGATGCTCTTCATTGTTCTCGATGCGATTTCAACCGCGCGAATCAGGTCCGGCTATTATCGCCCATGCATCATGACGAGCGACCCCGCTGCTCCCCGAGCTGATGCCGGCGCGCACACTGCCGGCGGGACGCTTCTTGCCGCGGCTGCGACCGCGCTCATGCTGGTACTGCCTTTCCTGCTCCCGATGCACCGCTATCCGGTGCAAAGCTTCTACCAGGAGTGGATCGCCATGGCGCTGGGCAGCGTCGCTTTCCTCGCGCTCGGGATGGCTTCGCAGGAGCGGCGCATCGAGGCGCCGCGCGTAGTCCTGCTGCCGCTCGGAGTGTGCCTGTTGCTTGCCGTTCAAACCGCTGGGGGAAAACTGCCGTATTGGCAGC includes:
- a CDS encoding peptidoglycan DD-metalloendopeptidase family protein; its protein translation is MSERTLSRLTAVALALLLAVFLPQAHSQTAQKKKDLEELRSRIEALQKELEKAEENKAEAADALRESERAISQTNRRLFRLAAQRRALNSEMQKLGRDAGALRARIEAEQAALGRLLYRQYVNGQPEVLRLLLSRQDPNETARQLQYLGYLWRARARLIADLKRDLAALDGLTERTARKSAELRLLEAEEAAEMKRLEREKQAHREVLARVSSEIAQQRSQISTLKRNEQRLTRLIERLAKEAARRKSRPAIVNRALPQPGETASAFGKLKGRLRLPVVGELANRFGSPRQDSGLSWKGLFISAPAGREVKAVAAGRVVYADWLRGFGNLMILDHGDGYMSLYGNNEALLKQVGEEASPGEAIASVGNSGGNPDSGLYFELRYQGKPFDPLPWVRLR
- the gpmA gene encoding 2,3-diphosphoglycerate-dependent phosphoglycerate mutase — protein: MKSIVLLRHGESVWNKENRFTGWTDVDLSERGVEEAREAGRLIRSAGFDFDLAFCSVLKRAIRTLWIVLEELDRMWIPQELSWRLNERHYGALQGLDKAEMARKFGEEQILLWRRSYDVPPPPLERDDPRNPANDLRYRDVPAAELPLTECLKDTVARFLPFWRSRIAPQVAAGRRVIVAAHGNTIRALVKYLDDVSEKDIVALNIPTGIPLVYELHDDLRPIRSFYLGDQEKARAAAAAVAAQSKARV